A single genomic interval of Anopheles marshallii chromosome 2, idAnoMarsDA_429_01, whole genome shotgun sequence harbors:
- the LOC128707223 gene encoding rab3 GTPase-activating protein non-catalytic subunit, translated as MSCEVKVLASIDNFTEVQEQFGLSSEENWLNAVCYSLSPAGDILALGHGSILVVLASRWDRQRQLNVYKIAWRGAIDSSSCIITSILCTPIVGQGQSSQTIVDFSYIIVGLDDGQVLFYGENGTLIHSQIFHQEPIQAIKAQSGKHINEELYVLYPSCSVILQGAQVFPLLRSLRQQINRYGAGSPKVNEAQETIACRKWSYEKGMTIVDAAVVGPQKSCTFDHLLTASLEGGFFAKYRHAAPQNSLIIAAGSKPYVGFHYAKEGFTQPVLADVARAVASKIKSALPSWLGGGGASAQQQTAAEPQLPPSEPLICRFGLCDLQRNAFAVWLAPNYQLAAVADHLGRIILVDCQRGIALRIWKGYRDAQCGFVEVTEKLPKESSSSSTVGAGRKMDRQKALFLVIYAPRRSVLEIWSLRSGGPKVAAFSAAKNGQLIYNTHSQMGVTSGSSKIKYTGHGCTFFDPSDSSLKEIVIPFHCALSDSKSTLAKDLHLLKRLKVCLKSGDGSESEELEEMTDMCRCFETDEVRLQCVEMLAKQRKIRPKLFAAVVDIFAEVSVEGSITNTTIGPSEASVLMDDELGDDQETQSICLAPGKSPLRVVCENYQRLVMFYLHLHGDKPTIEHGDKARLQADKSEEKSMDGSESDEKIVFSKDEEKKMNVQLSDQELTVIEQLIELIRMNEGEGLQTGQNVTVGTVSSTASKGVKFDESASSGVRNSSFMEYLSSFNVTNEDLILLRDDNGGSTHASLGKIIFEKLYRTDSNRLVGFVDAAEACSLMPEDLLRTFLAYWLRLPFNYNDISTLIEDLTQFNAVLHQICLLARDKILFENNAICLWWQSVREYLLESPCALRGLLAALMCRNEALRHETRRRSDEEQITSEQFEQVSQEACQWMLLIYKLEDVAILGKILVENIRCRNPRWPTLKYEKPIVSLKEILTGGKGIVSELVAKWVSSTGIDPPMLVIEVPQEATEIDPKPVAGEASPEKESEKNNRRERNRRLALMKANLLLTSEYGPSAEDNEQEELDPVLYNLNILRLHFPFSLDSGQLLAQLAWEYIGAWSRNMANVACLQAGLASLKAIPRLQYSIKHGLCCMIWNAHLKIPLEATKKLVNKVGRLPKEKLCLQDIGISDALVPQFLECCLAFFEQFAGSIDHDKLELRFEDLLQEGPVPLTTLATQQSSANMALLKLHQELATVLLILTSFHVRYANKPIQQLFDGMSNQAFFSEINRQQSTTNALPKADQLLRKTRLEFLCRTVTATMELIHEDLETVYYTDHNSWMDTIERLADGWELEFGDIRKHQIIELYAYGWDTYAHELLENVIPDQTFSNLLLTIAGRRLALYTKANPTAWGQIAAVGPLLTDYLDTLVSNNNYGPPLRSVETDETTLATAAGSDLFIEKITKLTEKAFNCLSTVAVNAKGTSKELRVAGLIFDACATIKDHRH; from the exons ATGTCTTGTGAAGTAAAAGTTCTCGCCAGCATTGACAACTTTACCGAAGTGCAGGAACAGTTCGGTTTGAGTTCGG AAGAAAACTGGCTGAATGCAGTTTGCTACTCGTTATCTCCCGCTGGAGACATTCTGGCACTAGGGCACGGATCGATTCTGGTAGTATTGGCCTCTCGGTGGGATCGACAGCGGCAGCTCAATGTCTACAAAATAGCATGGCGGGGAGCGATCGATAGCTCCAGTtgcatcatcaccagcatACTCTGCACGCCCATCGTTGGCCAGGGCCAGAGCTCGCAGACAATAGTCGACTTTAGTTACATCATTGTGGGGCTCGACGATGGACAGGTGTTGTTTTACGGTGAAAACGGTACGCTCATTCACTCGCAGATTTTCCATCAGGAACCGATACAAGCCATCAAGGCACAAAGCGGAAAACATATCAACGAAGAGCTCTACGTGCTGTACCCTTCCTGTAGTGTAATTTTACAGGGCGCACAGGTATTCCCTTTGTTGCGCAGCTTACGACAACAGATCAATCGTTACGGTGCCGGTAGTCCGAAGGTGAATGAAGCACAGGAAACAATTGCTTGTCGCAAATGGAGTTACGAAAAGGGCATGACGATAGTGGATGCCGCAGTCGTTGGACCGCAGAAGAGTTGCACCTTCGATCATCTGTTAACGGCCAGCTTGGAAGGTGGGTTCTTCGCGAAATACAGACATGCGGCTCCGCAGAACTCGCTGATAATTGCTGCCGGTAGCAAACCATACGTAGGCTTTCATTACGCCAAGGAAGGATTTACGCAACCGGTATTGGCGGATGTGGCGAGAGCTGTAGCTAGCAAAATTAAATCTGCCTTACc TTCGTGgcttggcggtggtggtgcttCCGCTCAACAACAAACTGCCGCAGAACCCCAACTGCCTCCTTCAGAACCGCTAATATGCAGATTCGGATTATGCGATTTGCAACGAAATGCATTTGCCGTGTGGCTTGCGCCGAACTACCAGCTGGCAGCCGTTGCGGATCACCTTGGGCGCATTATCCTTGTCGACTGCCAGCGCGGAATCGCTTTGCGCATTTGGAAGGGATATCGTGATGCGCAGTGCGGATTTGTGGAGGTAACAGAGAAGCTACCGAAGGaatcttcctcttcctccacCGTAGGCGCAGGTCGAAAGATGGATCGTCAAAAAGCATTGTTTCTTGTTATTTATGCTCCGCGTCGTTCGGTATTAGAGATATGGTCCCTCCGTTCTGGTGGTCCAAAGGTGGCCGCCTTTAGTGCAGCTAAGAACGGCCAGCTGATATACAACACCCACAGCCAGATGGGAGTGACAAGTGGTTCAAGCAAGATTAAGTACACTGGCCACGGATGCACCTTTTTCGATCCGTCCGATAGCAGTTTGAAAGAGATCGTGATACCATTTCACTGTGCATTAAGTGATTCTAAGTCAACACTAGCCAAAGATCTGCATTTGCTAAAGCGATTAAAAGTTTGTTTGAAATCGGGTGATGGTAGCGAGTCGGAAGAGTTGGAAGAAATGACCGACATGTGTCGGTGTTTCGAGACGGATGAAGTGCGCCTTCAGTGTGTAGAAATGTTGGCTAAGCAGCGCAAAATTCGTCCCAAACTGTTCGCAGCTGTGGTGGATATATTTGCCGAAGTTTCAGTTGAAGGATCAATCACGAACACTACGATCGGTCCATCGGAAGCATCGGTACTAATGGATGACGAACTCGGTGATGATCAGGAAACACAATCGATCTGCTTGGCGCCTGGCAAAAGCCCACTTCGTGTGGTGTGTGAGAATTATCAAAGATTAGTCATGTTTTATCTGCATCTACACGGAGATAAGCCCACGATCGAGCATGGTGATAAAGCCAGATTGCAGGCGGACAAGAGCGAAGAGAAATCGATGGACGGTTCCGAATCCGATGAGAAGATTGTTTTCAGTAAGGacgaggaaaagaaaatgaatgtaCAACTTTCCGATCAGGAACTTACGGTGATCGAGCAGTTGATTGAACTGATTAGGATGAACGAGGGTGAGGGACTACAGACGGGTCAGAACGTTACAGTTGGGACCGTAAGCAGTACGGCTTCGAAAGGCGTTAAGTTCGACGAGAGTGCAAGTTCAGGTGTCCGTAATTCCAGCTTCATGGAGTACCTTTCTTCGTTCAACGTTACCAATGAGGATCTTATTCTGTTGCGTGACGATAACGGTGGCAGTACACATGCAAGTTTAGGGAAGATCATTTTTGAAAAGCTCTATCGAACGGATTCGAACCGTTTGGTTGGGTTCGTGGATGCGGCCGAGGCGTGCAGTCTTATGCCCGAGGATTTGCTGCGTACATTCCTCGCATACTGGCTACGGTTACCGTTCAACTACAACGATATTTCCACACTGATTGAAGACTTGACGCAATTTAATGCGGTGCTGCATCAGATATGTTTGCTGGCACGAGATAAAATCCTGTTCGAAAATAATGCCATCTGTTTGTGGTGGCAATCGGTGCGAGAATATTTGCTCGAGTCACCATGTGCATTGCGTGGGCTACTAGCAGCATTGATGTGTCGCAACGAAGCCCTACGGCATGAAACACGTCGCCGAAGCGATGAGGAGCAGATCACGAGTGAACAGTTTGAGCAAGTGTCGCAGGAAGCGTGTCAGTGGATGCTGTTGATCTACAAACTAGAGGACGTAGCTATTCTTGGGAAGATTCTAGTAGAAAACATTCGATGCCGAAACCCACGCTGGCCTACTCTGAAATATGAAAAACCGATCGTTAGCCTCAAGGAAATTTTAACCGGTGGCAAAGGCATAGTGTCGGAATTAGTTGCGAAATGGGTATCCTCGACTGGAATCGATCCGCCAATGTTAGTAATCGAGGTGCCACAGGAAGCAACGGAAATCGACCCGAAGCCGGTGGCCGGAGAAGCTTCTCCCGAGAAGGAATCCGAGAAGAACAACAGACGCGAACGGAATCGACGGTTAGCGTTGATGAAGGCAAATCTGTTGCTGACGTCTGAGTATGGACCGTCTGCAGAGGATAACGAACAAGAAGAGCTTGATCCGGTGCTGTATAACTTGAACATTCTTCGGCTGCACTTTCCCTTTAGTCTCGATTCTGGTCAGCTGCTGGCGCAGCTCGCCTGGGAGTACATTGGAGCGTGGAGTAGAAATATGGCAAATGTGGCCTGTCTGCAAGCTGGGCTTGCATCGCTCAAAGCTATCCCACGATTGCAGTACTCGATTAAACACGGTCTCTGCTGTATGATATGGAACGCGCATCTCAAAATTCCACTCGAAGCCACAAAGAAGCTGGTCAACAAAGTGGGTCGGCTGCCGAAGGAGAAGCTCTGCCTGCAGGATATCGGTATCAGTGATGCACTTGTGCCACAGTTTCTTGAATGTTGCCTCGCATTTTTCGAACAGTTTGCTGGCAGCATCGACCACGACAAGCTGGAGCTACGTTTCGAGGATCTGTTGCAGGAAGGACCTGTACCGTTAACGACGCTAGCTACACAACAATCGTCAGCGAATATGGCTTTGTTAAAATTACATCAGGAACTTGCGACGGTTCTGCTGATACTGACGTCGTTCCATGTGCGCTACGCCAATAAGCCCATCCAGCAGCTGTTCGACGGGATGTCGAATCAggcatttttttcagaaataAATCGCCAACAGAGCACTACGAATGCGCTACCCAAGGCGGACCAACTGCTGCGAAAAACGCGACTAGAGTTTCTGTGCCGCACGGTAACGGCAACAATGGAACTGATCCACGAGGATTTGGAAACCGTGTACTATACGGACCATAACAGCTGGATGGACACGATCGAGCGGCTTGCAGATGGGTGGGAACTCGAGTTTGGTGACATTCGCAAGCATCAG ATAATCGAACTGTATGCTTATGGATGGGACACATACGCACACGAGCTACTGGAGAACGTTATTCCGGACCAAACGTTCTCCAACCTGTTGCTAACGATAGCGGGTAGACGTTTGGCACTATACACCAAGGCGAATCCGACGGCCTGGGGACAGATCGCTGCCGTCGGTCCACTGCTCACCGACTATCTCGATACGCTC GTAAGCAACAACAATTACGGACCACCGCTGCGTTCCGTCGAGACAGACGAAACCACGCTGGCAACGGCGGCTGGCAGTGATTTGTTTATCGAAAAGATAACGAAACTAACCGAGAAAGCCTTCAACTGCCTGTCGACGGTGGCAGTCAACGCGAAGGGCACCTCCAAGGAATTACGTGTTGCCGGCTTAATATTTGACGCTTGCGCCACCATCAAAGACCATCGACATTAG